agccaatcaagaatctgctagaatcaattaaggcaggctaatcagggtacctgggttttaaaaaggagctcacttcggtttgtggtgtgcgtgtgaggagctgggagcaagaggcacgaggagctgagagtgagaacgagAACggggactgttggaggactgagatgTACAAGCAtgatcagacaccaggaggaaggtcctgtggtgaggataaagaaggcgttgggaggaggccatggggaagtagcccagggagttgtcgctgtcgcacagctgttccaggaggctctctagacagctgcatcccacagggccctgggctgggacccggagtagagggcagacccgggttcccccaaatcctcccaactcctggtcagacacaggaggagtcgacctggactgcgggttcagaaaaacggccaagctgagggctgccgtgaagctccaaggcgagcaaatccgccaagaAGCGCAAGGCCCACCAAGGGAGAGCAGGAACTTGGTCACATTACTTATGCCACAAACTTCAGCTTCCGGCCAAGTGTGCGCACGCAcgcacaacacacacacgcagatACACCCCCACTAGTACAGCTACACTCGCTGTCGCCCACCCAGAAACAGTCACAAGTGTGCGTTCACAAGCACAGATACTGTCATACACACACACGTTGTCTCACACGCCAGTGCATGCTCACCAACACTTGCACACGCCCTCTTGCACACCCACAGGGACGTCCGCCACGTTCCCCTCCCATCAGCCTCCGGGCATCGCCTGCCACACGCTAACCCCCCGCTTTCCCCCCCCGCAGCCGGGCGCGGCCTGTCCCCTGGCGCCATGAGCTCATCCCCAGAGGAGCCACCTCGCCCGCCCTCGCCAGGCCCAGCCAAGCTCTGCATCGCCGGGTCCTGCTTCGCCGAGGATCCCCCGTCCCTGCTGACGGGCAGCGggctgctggcggggggggcCAGGCCCCAGGACCCGGCCAGCGCGGCCCGGCGCAAGCGGGAGTTCACCCCGGAGGAGAAGAAGGACGACGGCTACTGGGACAAGCGCAAGAAGAACAACGAGGCGGCCAAGCGCTCGCGGGAGAAGCGGCGCGTCAACGACCTGGCGCTGGAGAGCCGGGTGCTGGCGCTGCTGGAGGAGAACGCCCGGCTCAAGGCCGAGCTCCTGGCCCTCAAGTTCCGCTTCAGCCTCGTCCGCGAGCCGGCCGAGCCCCCACGGCCGGCTGCGGCGCCCGCCCCCTACCTGTACCCGCTGGGCCCCGAGCCCCTGCCACCGCCACGCTGTGGCCGCCCCTTCCAGCCGGAGCTGGGCGCAGGGTACTCCGAGGACTCCGGGTTCTCCACGCCCGGCAGCTCCAGCATGGGCAGCCCCGTCTTCTTTGAGGAGCGGGACGGGTTCGAGGGGCACTGCCTGGTGCCCGAGGCCcccggggaggcgggggaggcaGGCCGGGGGGGGCGCTACGACCCGGCGGGGGATGCCATCAAGAGCCTGCCCCACAAGCTGCGCTTCAAGATGGCTGGGGGGCCCGAGGAGATGGGGGGCGAGGCCCAGGCCCCCTATGCCCCGTCGCCACCCGCCGGCGACTGGCGGGGGGGCGCTGCCGGAGGGGAGGACCAAACAAATGGGGCATCAGGGGTGGGGGCTGCGTCGTTTGGGGGGTGCTACGGCACTGGGGGGTCGCCCCCCCTCCAACTCCAGGAGCCCGGGTACCAGACGGAGAACGGTGCCCTCCGGAGCCAGCTGGCATCACTGTCGGCTGAGGTGGCTCAGTTGAAGAAGTTCTTCTCCGAACAGATCCTGGTCAAGATGAACTGAGGGGTGCtgcggggggggagagaagggggtggCTGGGAGCAGGTGTGGGTTATCATCTCCCCGCCCTAGGGCCCTTCCCCCCATGTTAATTTACCCCCTCCCCATGTATATTTGTACAGATTTCTGCCCCTTGGGGTGCGTGGGAGGTTTTTCTATCATGTATCCATTGCTggagacttttaaaataataaacatgtTTCTTGGGGGATGCACCCCTGTTTGTTTGGGTGGCTCCCCCAAGATCCTAAGGAGCACAGACAAGATCAGACCTGggggcccatctaccccggtcTCCCTCCTTCCTGGCCACCCTGGATCAGAGCCgtgggcccatctaccccggtctccctccttcccctcctccgccATGTGCAGCTGGGAGTGATCTGACATCCCTCACAGATGCTTGCCCCTCCCAGGCAGGGCTATAACTAGCTGGGGGATCCTgtactgccccccaccaccaccagtgcaGGGGGGCAGGAAACTGAAGGGAACTCAGAGGGG
The DNA window shown above is from Caretta caretta isolate rCarCar2 chromosome 20, rCarCar1.hap1, whole genome shotgun sequence and carries:
- the LOC125627720 gene encoding uncharacterized protein LOC125627720 isoform X2 — translated: MSSSPEEPPRPPSPGPAKLCIAGSCFAEDPPSLLTGSGLLAGGARPQDPASAARRKREFTPEEKKDDGYWDKRKKNNEAAKRSREKRRVNDLALESRVLALLEENARLKAELLALKFRFSLVREPAEPPRPAAAPAPYLYPLGPEPLPPPRCGRPFQPELGAGYSEDSGFSTPGSSSMGSPVFFEERDGFEGHCLVPEAPGEAGEAGRGGRYDPAGDAIKSLPHKLRFKMAGGPEEMGGEAQAPYAPSPPAGDWRGGAAGGEDQTNGASGVGAASFGGCYGTGGSPPLQLQEPGYQTENGALRSQLASLSAEVAQLKKFFSEQILVKMN
- the LOC125627720 gene encoding uncharacterized protein LOC125627720 isoform X1, with product MAASGCHELWPRGEDCYYAGRGLSPGAMSSSPEEPPRPPSPGPAKLCIAGSCFAEDPPSLLTGSGLLAGGARPQDPASAARRKREFTPEEKKDDGYWDKRKKNNEAAKRSREKRRVNDLALESRVLALLEENARLKAELLALKFRFSLVREPAEPPRPAAAPAPYLYPLGPEPLPPPRCGRPFQPELGAGYSEDSGFSTPGSSSMGSPVFFEERDGFEGHCLVPEAPGEAGEAGRGGRYDPAGDAIKSLPHKLRFKMAGGPEEMGGEAQAPYAPSPPAGDWRGGAAGGEDQTNGASGVGAASFGGCYGTGGSPPLQLQEPGYQTENGALRSQLASLSAEVAQLKKFFSEQILVKMN